A single Pyxicephalus adspersus chromosome 8, UCB_Pads_2.0, whole genome shotgun sequence DNA region contains:
- the ALG6 gene encoding dolichyl pyrophosphate Man9GlcNAc2 alpha-1,3-glucosyltransferase, translating to MEGTVTAVVVLLAVTVRWAVSFYPYSGARKPPMFGDYEAQRHWQEVTLNLPVQQWYFNSTDNDLLYWGLDYPPLTAYHSLLCGYIAQAINPDWVALTSSRGYESPQHKLFMRATVLVADLLIYIPAVILYCSYLQETSKRKLVSLLCILLYPGLILVDYGHFQYNSVSLGFALWGVIAVAHGWDALGSLAFCFALNYKQMELYHSLPFFCYLLGKSFKKGIMGQGFLFLLKIGVTVISAFPLCWTPFLTDTEQIFQVLRRLFPVGRGLFEDKVANVWCTLSVLFKIKSVLSADTQLKLSLICTLLGVLPTCLKLTVNPTLKGFKLSLVNCALSFFLFSFQVHEKSILLVSLPVCFLLNEIPLMSTWFLLTSTFSMLPLLIKDGLVMAYIITMLVFLLVTGGCLSFHRKTSEDDLSLKAFCLSIRRYLSWFTVPGSLLRVMLFLSLSVMASLTIGSCALKPPPSLPDLFPVLISAVSCTHFLMFFLYFNIVHLWDRTNGLRGFWLLLLGHMKKRLFPV from the exons gagCCAGAAAACCTCCAATGTTTGGAGACTATGAGGCCCAAAGGCACTGGCAAGAAGTTACGCTTAACCTACCAGTCCAGCAATG GTACTTCAACTCAACAGACAATGACCTGCTCTACTGGGGTCTGGATTACCCCCCTCTGACAGCCTATCACAGCCTCCTTTGTGGCTACAT AGCTCAAGCCATCAATCCAGACTGGGTGGCCTTAACTTCTTCCCGAGGATACGAGAGCCCCCAGCACAAGCTGTTCATGCGTGCAACTG ttttagTGGCTGACTTGCTCATTTACATTCCTGCAGTTATCCTCTATTGTTCCTACCTGCAAGAAACCTCCAAAAGGAAA ttggTGTCCTTGCTGTGCATTTTGCTCTATCCCGGCCTTATCCTTGTGGACTATGGGCATTTCCA atataactCTGTGAGTCTGGGTTTTGCCCTGTGGGGCGTCATAGCTGTTGCTCATGGATGGGATGCACTGGGCTCGCTGGCCTTTTGCTTTGCATTGAACTACAAACAGATGGAACTCTATCACTCCCTGCCTTTCTTCTGCTATCTCCTGGGGAAGAGTTTCAAAAAAGGAATTATGGGCCAGGG ATTTCTCTTCCTGCTGAAGATCGGAGTGACCGTCATTAGCGCTTTCCCCCTTTGTTGGACGCCTTTCCTGACAGACACTGAGCAAATCTTTCAAGTGCTCCGGAGGCTGTTCCCTGTGGGCCGCGGCCTCTTTGAG GATAAAGTGGCCAACGTTTGGTGCACTCTGAGCgtcctgtttaaaattaaaagtgttttatCAGCAGATACTCAATTAAAACTCAG CTTGATCTGCACACTGCTGGGGGTACTGCCAACTTGTCTGAAACTAACTGTGAACCCGACTCTTAAGGGATTCAAACTTTCATTG gtGAACTGTGCTTTGTCCTTCTTCCTTTTCTCCTTTCAAGTTCATGAAAAGTCCATTCTTCTGGTGTCCTT gccagtCTGCTTCCTCCTCAATGAGATTCCTCTGATGTCTACGTGGTTTTTACTCACATCCACATTCAG CATGCTGCCACTCCTGATTAAAGACGGGCTAGTAATGGCTTATATCATTACCATGCTGGTGTTCCTTCTAGTGACTGGTGGCTGCTTGTCCTTCCATAGGAAAACCTCTGAGGATGATCTGAGTCTGAAAGCCTTCTGCCTCTCTATAAGGAGATATTTGTCCTGGTTTACAGTTCCGGGGAGTCTTCTCCGGGTAATG CTCTTCCTTTCCTTGTCGGTGATGGCTTCCCTGACCATTGGAAGTTGTGCCTTGAAACCACCCCCATCGCTCCCGGACCTCTTCCCAGTGCTCATCTCTGCCGTTTCCTGCACCCATTTCCTAATGTTCTTTCTATACTTTAATATCGTTCATCTATGGGACAGAACAAATGGACTGA gaggcttctggctgctccttctcggGCATATGaagaagaggctttttcctgtatga